A region of the Thiomicrorhabdus sp. genome:
CATCATCAGTAACTGCTTAAACAGCTGTGGTGACTGAGGAAGAGCAAAAAACTTATTCTGATGAGTACGACTTGGCACTAGATAATCACGTGCACCTTCTGGTGTTGATTTAGTCAGAATCGGCGTTTCAATATCCATGAAATTATTATCATCAAGATAACGACGCATTGAACGAGTCACTTTATAACGCAACATCATGGTTTGCTGCATTTCTTCACGACGTAAATCAATATATCGATATTTTAAACGTGTCTCTTCACCAACATTTTTGTCGTCCAACTGAAATGGAATTGGCTCAGCCATACTCAACACATTCAGTTCTGTTGCAACAATCTCAATTTTACCCGTTGTCATATTTGGGTTAATTGTACCTTCTGTTCTGCCGATAACCTGACCTGTAATTTGCAATACACACTCTGAACGTAAACGTTCAGCCTTGGCAAAAATATCTGCTGTATCTGGGTTTACAACCACTTGCACCAAACCTTCACGGTCACGTAAATCGATAAAGATAACCCCACCGTGGTCACGGCGTCGATGAACCCAACCTGCAACGGTTACGGTTTGGTCAATAAATGTTTCTGTAACTTGCCCACAATACTGCGTACGCATACTCTTTAATACCTTTAATAAATTAACAGCTTAATTTAAACAACTAAGCCGTAGTTATTGCTTTGGTTGCTAAATGCACAACCTCTAAAATAAATTTGTTTTGTTAATCTTTTGTTCTATTAACGTTAGAGCTTATTAAAAAGCTCTAAAAACCACCTTGGTTCGCCAGAAGTACAAAGCTACTGACTATTTCTCACTAATGGGTGGTGTAACCTTTTCAATCCCTTGAGTTCCTTGAAGACTATCAGGCCCTTCTACTTTAGTGTTTTTATTTTTTTTCATACCTGGTACAACCACACCACCTGAAATCACCATTTTTAAAGCATCATCAACAGTCATTTCTAACTCTACAATTTCATGACGATTCGCCATAATAAAAAAGCCAGAGGTTGGATTTGGTGTGGTTGGCACAAATAGATTAACCACATCATTCATTCTGGTCTTTTTCTGAGCTTCTGCTTGATGTGTACTCGTTTGAAAAGCAAGTGTCCACAACCCTTTTCTTGGATATTCAATGAGATAAGCTTTTTCAAAAGTTTGATCGCCAGAACCAAAAACCGCCTCTGCAATTTGCTTTACTGCATTATAGATTGAACGCACCAACGGAATTCTTGATAAAAAGGCTTCCCACAACTTTACAATTTTACTACCTAGTAAATTGGCAACAAAAATCCCCGTTATCAAAATAAGCAAAAAGGATAAAACAACACCCAGGCCTGGAATATTAAACCCCAATAAGGTTTCTGGCCTGTAATCATGAGGTATTAGCAACAATGTTTGGTCAAACAAATCAACTAAAAACTTAATGACTGCAATAGTCACACCCAATGGCAACCAAACTAACAACCCTGCAATCAAATAACGCTTAAAAAAAGACACTTAACACGACCTGGTTAATTAACAATAAGAGAACAAAGTATTATAAAGGAATTCATAACACTTTTAACAACAGATTTACACCTTAAGGCAGCTTTTAAGAATTATTTTTTAATCCCAAAAGAATAGCCACGCTTAGCTCAACACAATCAACGAAAATATAGAAACAACATAGGCATTATTTACAATCTTTGATAAAGTGACTGCCAGATAAAATCAAAACCACTGAGCAACTTAAACAACCAAACGCAAATTTGCTTAGATTGTCTAAAACCTAATTTTCAAGAGTTAATAACATGACAGAACTTTCCACTCCCCAACTTCTTATTTTCAGCGGCATAATTGGATTAGTAATTGGTAGTTTTTTATCCATGCTCACTTGGCGATTACCCCGAGTCATGATGTTAGAAGAGGAGTTACAGTTTAAAGAAATTAGCTTGGGCGGCTCAAAATGTCCCCAATGTGATGCCAATCTGCCATGGTATAGACTTATTCCACTCTTTAGCTGGCTGTATACAAAAGGTAAATGCCATAACTGCAAAAGCAAAATATCGCCTCGCTACCCAATTATTGAAGCAAGCACCGCTATCTTTACCATTATTTGTATGTGGCAATTTGGCTTAACTACCGAAGGTATTGCCGCTACACTTTTTAGTTGGATATTAATCGCTATTTTTGTAGTTGATTATGAACATCAACTGATTTTGGATAACTTAAGCCTGCCTTTACTCTGGCTAGGTTTACTATTTAATTCTCAAACCCTGTTTGCCACTCCGATTGATGCCATTTGGGGTGCTGCCATTGGCTACCTACTTCTCTGGATCGTCTTTCATGCTTTTAAACTATTAACTGGAAAAGAAGGCATGGGGTATGGCGACTTTAAACTATTAGCTGCTTTAGGAGCTTGGTTTGGCTTTATTGCTTTACCACAAATCATATTAATTGCCGCTTTAACCAGTATTTTAGTCAGCTTAGTTGGCATAATTTTAAAAACCAGAAGTAAAGATACGCCACTGGCATTTGGACCATTTTTAGCAATGGGCGGTTGGGCAACCTTATTTTTAGGGGCAAATATTTTTTAAAATAAAAATAAGTTTTAATTAAAGACTAAAACTTCACATACAAAAAAGCCCCTATAAACAGTTGTTTATAGGGGCTTTTTTGTAGTTAAACTTCATCACTTGAAGCTTAAATAGCCATAGCCATTTAATTACAGCTATCTCTTTTTATAAAAGAGAGTCTTATGCACCTAACTTAGATTCATCAAGATCACACACCTGTGTCATCTTTAGGCCATTACTTTTTACAAAATTCATTACGTACCGAAACATACCTGGGTTTTCTTGCTCAAGCGCCATATCAATCATCAAGCATTTTTGACCTTCATACAATTCTGGATGCAGCATGTCTGAATAGACCAATCTTTGCATATCGTAAGATGCACCCATTGATGAGATGCGATCAATCCAATCACTCGGTCTAAATTTGCGTCCGTCTTCAGTAACGCCTTCAATAATATATTTACAATGCACTTCTCTAGTCCATACTTCAGAATTTTAAAACGCCACAATTTTAGCATAGTTATCCTTTGAGTTTTTGGCATCTAAAAGGATTTTTTCAAGTTTTTTGTAATAAAAAATCTTATATAAAAAATTTACCAGGCCTGGTAAATTCAAAACGCAAATCAAAAAACATAAGAAATCACTGTTATTTAATTGAATTGATAAAGCAAATACCATTATAAAATGGCATAATATCGCGACAAATCCTAGGGTACTTTATAAAGAGTGCTCTTTATGTATTTATAATAGAAATACATTTGAAAATAAATTGATGATTAAGGTTTCAATATGACGCAGTATCAAACAGATGATTTACGCATCAAAAACATTACTGAAGTACGTTCTCCTCGTGACTTACATGAGCAATTTCCTATTACGGAAGCGGCCGCACAAACTGTTTATGATACACGTCAGCAAGTTCACAATATCCTTGCAGGTAGAGATGACCGCCTATTAGTGATTATCGGCCCATGTTCAATTCATGACACTGGTGCAGCTCGTGAATACGCTAAAAAATTAAAAGAACAAATTGAAAAATACAAAGACACCCTACTGATTGTTATGCGTGTGTATTTTGAAAAACCTAGAACCACGGTAGGCTGGAAAGGCTTAATCAATGATCCAAACCTTAACGAATCCTTTGAAATCAACAAAGGTTTAGGTTTAGCCCGTGAACTATTGCGCGACGTTAACGACATGGGGGTTCCTGCTGCCACTGAATTTTTAGACTTAATCTCACCTCAATACGTTGCTGATTTAATCTCTTGGGGAGCGATCGGTGCTCGCACGACCGAAAGCCAAGGTCACCGTGAGCTTGCTTCTGGCCTGTCTTGCCCTGTCGGTTTTAAAAACGGTACAGACGGCGGATTTAAAATTGCCGTTGATGCTATCCGTGCAGCTAACAATCCTCACATTTTTATGTCTTTAACAAAAGACGGTCATTCAGCTATTTTTGAAACTAACGGAAATGAAGATTGTCACGTTATTTTACGAGGTGGTAACGATGGACCAAATTACGAACCTGAATACGTTGCCGACGCAGTAAAACAACTGCAAGACGCAAAAGTTGAAGACAAGTTAATGATTGACTGTAGTCATGCTAACAGCAGTAAACAACATCAAAGACAAATTGTGGTAGCCGAATCTATTGCAGAGCAACTAGCTGCTGGCTCACCTTATATCATGGGTGCAATGGTAGAAAGCCACCTGGTAGGTGGACGCCAAGACGTAGAGCCAGGCCAGCCATTAAACTATGGCCAAAGCATTACAGATGCTTGCATTGATTGGGATGACAGTCAAAAAGTACTTGAAAGCCTTTCTAAAGGTGTTGAAGCAAGAAGAGCCTTTAATAACAAATAAACATAATAAATAGACTTAAACACAAGTTTTAACAATGTTAAAAATTAAAAAATAAAAAGCCTGGTGATATTTTTATCACCAGGCTTTTTTATTTTAAAAATGGAGATAACCTTTTGATTCACCCAAATTAAATAACTTATCATTAAGTGTTAATTTTATATTTGCCACATCTTTATCCGCATCAGATTTCATGATTTCAGATTCCACCATTTGACCAATCTTTGAAATAGAGATTCCAACCTCCTCAGCCAGTTTGCTAGCATAAACAAACTGTTCAGATGAAAGCGTGAAACAAAGTTGATAATCATCACCGCCAGTTAAAATCGTTTTCCAATCATCTGTTTTTTCAATATACAAACGGGCAGATTCTGATAAAGGTAAATTGTCCAGATCCACTCTAGCAGCAAGTAATGGCTCACCAGTTTTAATAAGTTTATTAGACTCCTCCAAAATATGCCCTAAGTCTGCAAATAATCCATCAGAAATATCGATAGCACTGTTAGAAAACCCTAACATTTTTTCACCAAACTCCAATTGTGGTTTGGGACGATTTAATGCATTTAATAGATAGTGTTGCTGCTCTAATTTCATATCATGTTTTACCAGGCCTGGTAACTTATCTAATGCCACTAACAACCCCAAAGCACCATCACCAATGGTATTAGTAACACAAATAACATCACCCGCTTTAGCACCTGACCTTTTTACAGCTTTACCATGTTCAACAAAACCTTGGGCTGTGACTGTAATCGTCAAAGGTCCTTTAGTGGTATCTCCACCAATTAACGGTATTTTATATAAAGTAGAAATATCAGCTAAACCTCTAGCAAAATCAGTTAACCAGGCCTGGTCATTGCTAGGAGTGGTTAATGCTAAAGAGTAAAATCCCGGCTTAGCCCCCATAGCGGCTAAATCACTTAAATTGACCGCCACGGCTTTCCAGGCAATATCATAAGCAGTGGTATCTTCAGGAAAGTGAACACCACAAACCAAGGTATCGGTAACCACAACCAACTGTTGGTTCTCTGGAACACTCAATACAGCTCCGTCATCACCAATACCTATTTCATCCTCTGAAAGTCCTTTTGATAAAGGTTGAAACAACGTTTTGATTAATTCAAATTCGCTCGCCATAACTCTACTTTTAATTTTTTTATGATATAAAAAAGCCTCGGATTAACGAGGCTCATTAAATAGATATTTGATGTAAATCGCGTGTGTAAACAACGCGATGTAATTTACGCCATTTCAGCCGAGCGTAATTGCTTAGCCACATTATCTAAAATACCATTTACGTATTTATGACTTTCTTCAGCCCCAAAACGTTTAGCTAATTCAACACTTTCGTTAATAATAACTTTGTATGGAATCTCAATTTTAGATTGCAGTTCATAAACACCCATTCGCATAATGGCTCGCTCAACAGGATCGATTCGAGCAACAGAACGATCTAAATAGTCAGCATAAAGTGCATCTAAACTTTCAGTCGATTTTGATACTTCAGTTAAAAGCTCTTTGAAGAAATCAAATTCTAAGTCTTCAAGCAGACCATCTTCATTAAACTGTTTAATAATTTCTGGAACTTCTTCATTGGTCATTTGCCATTGATAAAGTGCCTGCATAGCGACACGACGTGATTGCGTACGTGGCGTAATTTGGCCTTCTTTTTCAATAACTTCTTCACCCTGACCTGGTTGGATATCTTTAATTGTTTTCATTAAAGCTGCTTCAACACGTTAACCATTTCAATTGCAGAAACGGTTGCTTCTTCACCTTTGTTACCCATTTTAGTACCAGAACGTTCAATCGCCTGCTCAATAGAGTTAACCGTTAAGATACCAAATGCAACAGGTACACCATACTTGAGCATAACACTACTAATTCCTTTAGTCGCTTCACCGGCAACATAATCAAAATGCGGTGTACCACCCTGAATCACTGCACCCAGTGCAACAATTGCATCATACTTACCAGAAGCAGCCATTTTTTCAACAGCCAGAGGGACTTCAAACGCACCAGGAACCAACACTTGTGTGATGTTATCTGCAGAACCACCATGTCTTTCTACCACTTCAATAGAGCCTTTTACAAGGTGATCAACCACAAAGCTATTCCATCTCGTTACCACAAAACCAAGCTTCATTCCTTCAGCATTTAAATTGCCTTGAATCATTTCCATAATTTACTTCTCTTACATTCTTTTTATTTGTATTAGCGAGTTATTTTGCCATAAATCGTCTAGTTTAAAAACTAATTCTAGTCGCAAAAGCCACCATTTATAAATTAGTCCTTTTTAGCAATCACCTCAGTGATTTCTAAACCAAAACCACCCAAAGCTTTCATGCCCCATGCCGAACCAATTATTTTAAGTTTTTTAATGCCTAAATCAGCAATAATCTGTGCACCAAGACCGTAAGTTTTAGTGTCATCATCAGAGATTCGATCTGGCGAATTAACACCTAAGTCTTTCATTTGATATTGTTGGATCTTATCAAGTAACTCCGTAGCATCTTCGTGTTTGCGTAACACTACTATCGCACCAGCACCCTCTTCAGCTACCTGCTTCATCGCTTTATCTAGAGACCAACCACACTCTTTACGTTGCGAGCCAAATACATCACATAATGTATCAAGCATATGAACACGAACTGGAGTTGGTTTGTCACTTTCAATTTTTCCATAAACTAGAGCAAAGTGGGCTTTTTGTTCAAGAATATCTTGATAACCAATCAATTTAAAATCACCAAATCGTGTTGGCAATTTACATTCAGAAACGCGTTCAATGGTTTTCTCATTCTGCAAACGGTATTCAATTAAATCTGCAATAGTACCAATTTTTATATCGTGCTCTTTTGCATAACCTTCTAAGTCTTCCCGACGAGCCATTGAACCATCTTCATTCATAATTTCAACAATGACTGATGCTGGTTCCATTCCTGCCAAGCGAGCCAAATCGCACCCTGCCTCTGTGTGACCAGCACGAGTTAATACACCACCTGGTTGTGCCATTAACGGAAATATATGCCCAGGGGTAACAATATCAGCTGGCCCGGCATCTCTTGCAACCGCAGTTTGCACGGTAACGGCTCTGTCTGCTGCAGAAATCCCCGTTGTCACGCCTTCAGCGGCTTCAATAGATACAGTAAAGTTTGTACCGTTTTGATCTGTATTATTGGTTACCATTAACGGTAAATGCAGTTGATTACAACGCTCTTTAGTTAGGGTTAAGCAGATTAAACCACGCCCATACTTAGCCATGAAGTTGATATCTTCTGCACTACAAGTGCTTGCAGGAACTAACAAATCACCTTCATTTTCGCGGTCTTCATCATCCATAAGGATGACCATTTTGCCTTCTCTGTAATCTGCAATCAGTTCTTCTATTGTGTTTAATAGCATTTTTAATTAAATCCGTTTTCAGCTAAAAATTCTGGGGTTATTTTACTTTCTTGTGGTGCTTGTGGTGCCGTCATCATTCTTTCAAGATAACGAGCAAGTAAATCGACTTCCAAATTGACTGTTGAGCCAACTTCTAAATGTTTAATGGTTGTTTCTTGACGTGTATGAGGCACAATATTTACACCAAATACACAATCATTTACTTGGTTAACAGTGAGACTAATGCCATTAATGCAAATTGAGCCTTTAGCGGCGATATATTTACAAATATCAATAGGTGCCTCTATCTCATAACGCCATGAACGGGCATCTTGAGAAATTGAGACAACTTGACCTACGCCATCAACATGCCCACTAACAAGGTGTCCGCCTAAACGGTCTTGCAAGGTCAATGCTTTTTCTAGGTTCACTGGGGTACCTGTTGACCAGTCACCCGCATTTGTTACCTTGAGTGTTTCTCCAGAAACATCTGCAACATATTGATGGTCATTGAACTCTATCGCAGTTAAGCAGATGCCATTAGCAGCAATACTGTCTCCAACTTGAACATCACTCATATCCAATTTGCCAATATTTATCGTTACTTTCCAGTCGCCATCTTTAGGCTCAATGTTAGCAATAGTACCTTCTGCTTGAATAATTCCAGTAAACATAATTTAAATCGCTTCCTTTGGCACCAAAATTAATCGAATATCTTCGCCAAAACGATCCATCGATTGAATTTTGAAGTTCATTTTTTGATCCATTGATT
Encoded here:
- a CDS encoding DUF502 domain-containing protein, which gives rise to MSFFKRYLIAGLLVWLPLGVTIAVIKFLVDLFDQTLLLIPHDYRPETLLGFNIPGLGVVLSFLLILITGIFVANLLGSKIVKLWEAFLSRIPLVRSIYNAVKQIAEAVFGSGDQTFEKAYLIEYPRKGLWTLAFQTSTHQAEAQKKTRMNDVVNLFVPTTPNPTSGFFIMANRHEIVELEMTVDDALKMVISGGVVVPGMKKNKNTKVEGPDSLQGTQGIEKVTPPISEK
- a CDS encoding A24 family peptidase; amino-acid sequence: MTELSTPQLLIFSGIIGLVIGSFLSMLTWRLPRVMMLEEELQFKEISLGGSKCPQCDANLPWYRLIPLFSWLYTKGKCHNCKSKISPRYPIIEASTAIFTIICMWQFGLTTEGIAATLFSWILIAIFVVDYEHQLILDNLSLPLLWLGLLFNSQTLFATPIDAIWGAAIGYLLLWIVFHAFKLLTGKEGMGYGDFKLLAALGAWFGFIALPQIILIAALTSILVSLVGIILKTRSKDTPLAFGPFLAMGGWATLFLGANIF
- a CDS encoding DUF3579 domain-containing protein; this translates as MHCKYIIEGVTEDGRKFRPSDWIDRISSMGASYDMQRLVYSDMLHPELYEGQKCLMIDMALEQENPGMFRYVMNFVKSNGLKMTQVCDLDESKLGA
- a CDS encoding 3-deoxy-7-phosphoheptulonate synthase, which gives rise to MTQYQTDDLRIKNITEVRSPRDLHEQFPITEAAAQTVYDTRQQVHNILAGRDDRLLVIIGPCSIHDTGAAREYAKKLKEQIEKYKDTLLIVMRVYFEKPRTTVGWKGLINDPNLNESFEINKGLGLARELLRDVNDMGVPAATEFLDLISPQYVADLISWGAIGARTTESQGHRELASGLSCPVGFKNGTDGGFKIAVDAIRAANNPHIFMSLTKDGHSAIFETNGNEDCHVILRGGNDGPNYEPEYVADAVKQLQDAKVEDKLMIDCSHANSSKQHQRQIVVAESIAEQLAAGSPYIMGAMVESHLVGGRQDVEPGQPLNYGQSITDACIDWDDSQKVLESLSKGVEARRAFNNK
- the thiL gene encoding thiamine-phosphate kinase; the protein is MASEFELIKTLFQPLSKGLSEDEIGIGDDGAVLSVPENQQLVVVTDTLVCGVHFPEDTTAYDIAWKAVAVNLSDLAAMGAKPGFYSLALTTPSNDQAWLTDFARGLADISTLYKIPLIGGDTTKGPLTITVTAQGFVEHGKAVKRSGAKAGDVICVTNTIGDGALGLLVALDKLPGLVKHDMKLEQQHYLLNALNRPKPQLEFGEKMLGFSNSAIDISDGLFADLGHILEESNKLIKTGEPLLAARVDLDNLPLSESARLYIEKTDDWKTILTGGDDYQLCFTLSSEQFVYASKLAEEVGISISKIGQMVESEIMKSDADKDVANIKLTLNDKLFNLGESKGYLHF
- the nusB gene encoding transcription antitermination factor NusB gives rise to the protein MKTIKDIQPGQGEEVIEKEGQITPRTQSRRVAMQALYQWQMTNEEVPEIIKQFNEDGLLEDLEFDFFKELLTEVSKSTESLDALYADYLDRSVARIDPVERAIMRMGVYELQSKIEIPYKVIINESVELAKRFGAEESHKYVNGILDNVAKQLRSAEMA
- the ribE gene encoding 6,7-dimethyl-8-ribityllumazine synthase, with the translated sequence MEMIQGNLNAEGMKLGFVVTRWNSFVVDHLVKGSIEVVERHGGSADNITQVLVPGAFEVPLAVEKMAASGKYDAIVALGAVIQGGTPHFDYVAGEATKGISSVMLKYGVPVAFGILTVNSIEQAIERSGTKMGNKGEEATVSAIEMVNVLKQL
- the ribBA gene encoding bifunctional 3,4-dihydroxy-2-butanone-4-phosphate synthase/GTP cyclohydrolase II, translating into MLLNTIEELIADYREGKMVILMDDEDRENEGDLLVPASTCSAEDINFMAKYGRGLICLTLTKERCNQLHLPLMVTNNTDQNGTNFTVSIEAAEGVTTGISAADRAVTVQTAVARDAGPADIVTPGHIFPLMAQPGGVLTRAGHTEAGCDLARLAGMEPASVIVEIMNEDGSMARREDLEGYAKEHDIKIGTIADLIEYRLQNEKTIERVSECKLPTRFGDFKLIGYQDILEQKAHFALVYGKIESDKPTPVRVHMLDTLCDVFGSQRKECGWSLDKAMKQVAEEGAGAIVVLRKHEDATELLDKIQQYQMKDLGVNSPDRISDDDTKTYGLGAQIIADLGIKKLKIIGSAWGMKALGGFGLEITEVIAKKD
- a CDS encoding riboflavin synthase, translating into MFTGIIQAEGTIANIEPKDGDWKVTINIGKLDMSDVQVGDSIAANGICLTAIEFNDHQYVADVSGETLKVTNAGDWSTGTPVNLEKALTLQDRLGGHLVSGHVDGVGQVVSISQDARSWRYEIEAPIDICKYIAAKGSICINGISLTVNQVNDCVFGVNIVPHTRQETTIKHLEVGSTVNLEVDLLARYLERMMTAPQAPQESKITPEFLAENGFN